The proteins below come from a single Catenulispora sp. EB89 genomic window:
- a CDS encoding MarR family winged helix-turn-helix transcriptional regulator, giving the protein MTEFRPGADDLHEEALRAAVEIFVVVGRLRRRLTSLPGDDGLTPTQASVLTRLSKVESATVGELAGAEQVTHQATVKTVAVLEQAGLVRRDPDPTDGRRQLISLTEVGRTRAQGERHARQEWLARALTEHGTPEEIRAVLTAAELLGKVSDSP; this is encoded by the coding sequence GTGACCGAGTTTCGACCCGGCGCCGACGACCTGCACGAAGAGGCGTTGCGCGCAGCTGTGGAGATCTTCGTCGTCGTCGGGCGGCTGCGCCGGCGGCTGACGTCGCTGCCCGGCGACGACGGCCTGACGCCCACGCAGGCCTCCGTGCTGACCCGGCTGAGCAAGGTCGAGTCCGCGACGGTCGGCGAGCTGGCCGGTGCGGAGCAGGTCACGCACCAGGCGACGGTCAAGACCGTGGCCGTGCTCGAGCAGGCCGGCCTGGTCCGGCGCGATCCCGACCCCACCGACGGCCGCCGGCAGCTCATCAGCCTCACCGAGGTCGGGCGGACCCGGGCCCAGGGCGAGCGGCACGCGCGGCAGGAGTGGCTGGCCCGCGCGCTCACCGAGCACGGCACCCCGGAGGAGATCCGCGCCGTGCTGACCGCGGCCGAACTGCTCGGCAAAGTCTCCGACTCGCCCTGA
- a CDS encoding hydrolase, with protein sequence MAITTIDPKTALVVIDLQAGITAMPGAPVPTADVIKNSVELANAFRERDLPVVLVNVTFAGDGSDAMPGRVDQGMAGMQLPEGWDRVIADLDGHESDIRVTKRNWSAFYGTNLDLHLRRRGVTQIVLTGIATSIGVESTARYAHEHGYHVTVATDAVTDSNADAHQNSVERIFPRLAENGTTAEILAVLPAAG encoded by the coding sequence GTGGCCATCACCACCATTGACCCGAAGACCGCGCTGGTCGTCATCGACCTGCAGGCCGGCATCACCGCCATGCCCGGCGCCCCGGTCCCGACCGCCGACGTCATCAAGAACTCCGTCGAGCTGGCCAACGCCTTCCGCGAGCGCGACCTGCCGGTCGTGCTGGTCAACGTGACCTTCGCCGGCGACGGCTCGGACGCGATGCCCGGCCGCGTCGACCAGGGTATGGCCGGTATGCAGCTCCCCGAGGGCTGGGACCGCGTCATCGCCGACCTCGACGGTCACGAGAGCGACATCCGGGTCACCAAGCGCAACTGGTCGGCGTTCTACGGCACCAACCTCGACCTGCACCTGCGCCGCCGCGGCGTGACCCAGATCGTTCTGACCGGCATCGCGACCAGCATCGGCGTGGAGTCCACGGCGCGCTACGCGCACGAGCACGGCTACCACGTCACCGTCGCCACCGACGCGGTCACCGACTCCAACGCCGACGCGCACCAGAACAGCGTCGAGCGCATCTTCCCGCGGCTGGCCGAGAACGGGACCACCGCGGAGATCCTCGCCGTGCTGCCCGCCGCCGGCTGA
- a CDS encoding MFS transporter: MSTADPHYLQGSHPYSPLRSWLGVAAITASLFTFVTTEMMPVGLLTPMSSSLHVALGIAGLMVTLYGVSSGLGVPFIVAWTRHVNRRLLLTALLAILAVGNLVTAAAPNFALVMAVRLVMGFANGAFWAIGVSMAIRLVPARHANRAASIALSGISIATVVGIPLGTFLAGISSWRTTFLIWSGLSALVFLAVAVTIPSLPSDHAVSVREVLDLPRVNIRLRQVMVTVVLYVLGHYSAYTFVRPFMEKNAHASSAFITGLLMVFGVGGAIGNFGAEYLVKKNLKATYLTARAALVLSLLLLLALGHSRTGALLAVAVWGLALGAANLCQINLMLASAPDRFEAAMSINTLGYNLSIALGALAGGLFADQSGVSSAVWFGVVLTAASVAVTLFTRQRPTRNEAPEEVLAAVG, translated from the coding sequence ATGTCCACAGCAGATCCGCACTATCTCCAAGGCTCACATCCCTATTCGCCATTGCGCTCCTGGCTCGGCGTCGCGGCCATCACCGCCAGCCTGTTCACCTTCGTCACCACCGAGATGATGCCCGTCGGCCTGCTCACCCCGATGAGCTCCAGCCTGCACGTGGCACTCGGTATCGCAGGACTCATGGTCACTCTCTACGGCGTCTCCTCGGGCCTCGGCGTGCCCTTCATCGTCGCCTGGACCCGGCACGTCAACCGCCGCCTGCTGCTCACCGCGCTGCTCGCGATCCTGGCCGTCGGCAACCTGGTCACCGCCGCCGCGCCGAACTTCGCGCTGGTGATGGCGGTCCGGCTGGTCATGGGCTTCGCCAACGGCGCGTTCTGGGCCATCGGCGTCAGCATGGCGATCCGGCTGGTGCCGGCGCGGCACGCGAACCGCGCGGCGTCGATCGCCTTGTCCGGCATCAGCATCGCGACCGTCGTCGGCATCCCGCTCGGCACGTTCCTGGCCGGCATCAGCAGCTGGCGGACCACGTTCCTGATCTGGAGCGGTCTCAGTGCCCTGGTGTTCCTGGCGGTGGCGGTCACGATCCCGTCGCTGCCGTCGGACCACGCCGTGTCCGTCCGCGAAGTCCTCGACCTGCCGCGGGTCAACATCCGGCTGCGGCAGGTCATGGTCACCGTGGTGCTGTACGTGCTCGGCCACTACAGCGCCTACACTTTCGTCCGGCCGTTCATGGAGAAGAACGCGCACGCCTCGTCCGCCTTCATCACCGGCCTGCTGATGGTCTTCGGCGTCGGGGGCGCGATCGGGAACTTCGGCGCCGAGTACCTGGTCAAGAAGAACCTGAAGGCCACCTACCTGACGGCGCGCGCGGCGCTCGTCCTGTCGCTGCTGCTCCTGCTGGCCCTCGGCCACTCGCGCACCGGCGCGCTGCTCGCCGTCGCGGTGTGGGGGCTGGCGCTCGGCGCGGCGAACCTGTGCCAGATCAACCTGATGCTGGCGAGCGCGCCAGACCGCTTCGAGGCCGCGATGTCCATCAACACCCTGGGATACAACCTCTCGATCGCCCTCGGCGCACTGGCCGGCGGCCTGTTCGCCGACCAGTCGGGGGTCTCCAGCGCGGTGTGGTTCGGCGTCGTGCTGACGGCCGCCTCGGTGGCGGTCACGCTCTTCACCCGGCAGCGGCCGACGCGGAATGAGGCCCCTGAGGAAGTGTTGGCCGCGGTCGGGTGA
- a CDS encoding LysR family transcriptional regulator: MELQQMRYVVAVAETNSFTRAAERCLVVQSALSHQIARLERELGARLFERTSRRVSLTPAGAAFLPAARQCLEAADRAAAEVAAAVGEVRGRLAVGLIPTVTAVDIPGALRDFHERYPQVRITLRVGASDDLIEQVRDGCLDVAFLGLPVSAEPQGVAVHELARDELVAVAAPDHPLASEASVTLRRLAAEPFVDLPPGTAGRLQSDEAFEAAGLVRDVAYEVTTADYTARLVAPGLGVALLPRVWAPTLPGVTVIPVVDAPQRVECAIWGRGTRTPAATAFLEILGIPFQ, encoded by the coding sequence ATGGAGCTTCAGCAGATGCGGTACGTCGTCGCCGTCGCCGAGACCAACAGCTTCACACGCGCAGCCGAGCGGTGTCTGGTCGTGCAGTCCGCGCTGAGCCACCAGATCGCGCGGCTGGAGCGGGAGTTGGGGGCGCGACTGTTCGAGCGCACCAGCCGCCGGGTGAGCCTGACGCCGGCCGGCGCGGCGTTCCTCCCGGCGGCGCGGCAGTGCCTGGAGGCCGCCGACCGCGCCGCGGCCGAGGTGGCGGCGGCCGTCGGGGAGGTGCGGGGGCGGCTCGCCGTCGGCCTGATCCCGACGGTCACCGCCGTCGACATCCCCGGTGCCCTGCGCGATTTCCACGAGCGGTATCCGCAGGTGCGGATCACCTTGCGCGTGGGGGCGAGCGACGACCTCATCGAGCAGGTGCGCGACGGCTGCCTGGACGTGGCGTTCCTCGGCTTGCCGGTGAGCGCGGAGCCGCAGGGCGTCGCAGTGCACGAGCTGGCCCGCGACGAGCTGGTGGCCGTGGCGGCACCCGACCACCCGCTGGCCTCCGAGGCATCGGTGACCTTGCGGCGGCTGGCGGCCGAGCCGTTCGTGGACCTGCCGCCCGGGACCGCGGGGCGGCTCCAGTCGGACGAGGCGTTCGAGGCCGCGGGGCTGGTGCGGGACGTCGCCTACGAGGTGACGACCGCCGACTACACGGCCCGGCTGGTCGCGCCCGGGCTGGGCGTCGCGCTGCTGCCGAGGGTGTGGGCGCCGACGCTCCCGGGCGTGACGGTCATCCCGGTCGTCGACGCGCCGCAGCGGGTGGAGTGCGCGATCTGGGGGCGGGGGACGCGGACGCCCGCCGCCACCGCGTTTCTGGAGATCCTGGGGATCCCATTTCAGTAG
- a CDS encoding helix-turn-helix transcriptional regulator has product MTNGSELGIFLKARRAAVQPEDVGLPPSAGVRRTPGLRREEVAILAGVSVDYYTRLERGKETNPSPAVVDALARILRLNPDEHQHLRDLTAIAAQPARRVEQRQSRTRTVREGALILMEQLRPNPVYIVSRTNDLLAANPAGMALFPGLADWPSGQRNVTRYLFLSPVAKQLYPEWDKLVPTSVAYLRARAGADPDDPDLVRLIGELVVKSKEFARLWERYEVRNLSQGTKAFHHPDVGPMTLDYEAMELANTGGQRMIAYYTMPGSPDRDAVALLDMIGSGLLAAGVEGLQQFVQPADGELVEAGEGTGVAGDQEG; this is encoded by the coding sequence ATGACGAACGGCAGCGAGTTGGGGATCTTCCTGAAGGCGCGGCGCGCGGCGGTCCAGCCCGAGGACGTCGGCCTGCCGCCCAGCGCGGGCGTCCGGCGGACCCCGGGCCTGCGCCGCGAGGAGGTCGCGATCCTGGCCGGCGTCAGCGTCGACTACTACACCCGCCTGGAGCGCGGCAAGGAGACCAACCCGAGCCCGGCCGTGGTCGACGCCCTGGCCCGCATCCTGCGGCTGAACCCCGACGAGCACCAGCACCTGCGCGACCTCACCGCGATCGCCGCCCAGCCGGCCCGCCGGGTCGAGCAGCGGCAGTCCCGCACCCGCACGGTGCGCGAGGGCGCGCTGATCCTGATGGAGCAGCTGCGCCCGAACCCGGTCTACATCGTCAGCCGCACCAACGACCTGCTGGCCGCGAACCCGGCCGGGATGGCGCTGTTCCCGGGCCTGGCCGACTGGCCGAGCGGCCAGCGCAACGTCACCCGCTACCTGTTCCTGAGCCCGGTCGCCAAGCAGCTGTACCCGGAGTGGGACAAGCTGGTCCCGACCTCCGTGGCCTACCTGCGGGCTCGCGCCGGCGCCGATCCCGACGACCCGGACCTGGTGCGCCTGATCGGCGAGCTGGTGGTGAAGAGCAAGGAGTTCGCCCGGCTCTGGGAGCGCTACGAGGTGCGGAACCTCAGCCAGGGCACGAAGGCCTTCCACCACCCCGACGTCGGTCCGATGACGCTGGACTACGAGGCCATGGAGCTGGCAAACACCGGCGGCCAGCGCATGATCGCCTACTACACGATGCCCGGCAGCCCCGACCGGGACGCCGTCGCGCTACTCGACATGATCGGCTCGGGGCTTCTCGCGGCCGGCGTCGAAGGACTTCAGCAGTTCGTTCAGCCCGCCGATGGAGAGCTTGTGGAAGCTGGGGAGGGGACCGGGGTGGCCGGCGATCAGGAGGGCTGA
- a CDS encoding class I SAM-dependent methyltransferase, which produces MSGRIKHPVFARVYAKCAGPSLEKAGIGVHRDRLLAGLSGDVIEIGAGNGLNFTHYPPEVKRVVAVEPEPDLRALAEQAARSESVPVPVEVVEGRAEVLPFPDGSFDAAVACLVLCSVADQGVALREIDRVLRPGGTLRFFEHIRSESAGMRGVQRALDATIWPLVAGGCHTARDTGAAIVAAGFMVTELDCFEFPETRIPTPSRTHVLGTAISPH; this is translated from the coding sequence ATGAGCGGCAGGATCAAACACCCGGTCTTTGCCCGCGTCTACGCGAAGTGTGCCGGGCCCTCGTTGGAGAAGGCCGGGATCGGCGTGCACCGGGACCGGCTGCTGGCCGGCCTGAGCGGCGACGTCATCGAGATCGGCGCGGGCAACGGCCTCAACTTCACGCACTACCCGCCCGAGGTGAAGCGCGTGGTCGCGGTGGAACCGGAGCCGGACCTGCGCGCCCTGGCCGAGCAGGCGGCCCGGTCGGAGTCCGTGCCGGTGCCGGTGGAGGTCGTCGAGGGCCGCGCCGAGGTGCTGCCGTTCCCCGACGGCTCTTTCGACGCGGCGGTGGCCTGCCTGGTGCTGTGCTCGGTCGCGGACCAGGGCGTCGCGCTGCGCGAGATCGACAGGGTCCTGCGACCCGGCGGCACGCTGCGCTTCTTCGAGCACATCCGGTCCGAGAGCGCCGGGATGCGCGGCGTGCAGCGCGCCCTGGACGCGACGATCTGGCCGCTGGTCGCCGGCGGCTGCCACACCGCGCGCGACACCGGGGCGGCGATCGTCGCCGCCGGGTTCATGGTCACCGAGCTCGACTGCTTCGAGTTCCCCGAGACCCGGATCCCGACGCCGTCCCGGACGCACGTGCTCGGGACGGCGATCTCCCCGCACTAG
- a CDS encoding serine hydrolase domain-containing protein, whose product MTLNRRSFLGGALTASSAIVVAGCRTSSGKPASVWPSFSDALRQQSIAGTFSGAVRVEQNGQVLLDAAFGMADRTRHIANTPTTKFCAASMGKMFTAVAIGQLVSAHKVAFDDTVGKHLPGFPSAIADHVTVAQLLTHTSGMGDVFQHTGPTPPPDTLTGQIAQIATTPLLFAPGSSSAYSNSGFVVLGAIVQQASGTAYPSYIHDHVFAPAGMSATDIRVYRPADVPGMAHGYELDDASGRPDQGPPPGPGQNPVPAGDTFRDNAGEVQIGNPSGGAISTTGDLARFARALITHQLLDPAMTATLTTGKVTVHRPGGPAQDSYAYGFEDVRINGVRVIGHNGGTPGYEGQLDIYPDTGTAVAIMCNQDRALVPAIQRTEAMLTGSAGAPTG is encoded by the coding sequence GTGACTTTGAATCGTCGATCGTTCTTGGGTGGGGCGCTGACCGCGTCGTCCGCCATCGTTGTTGCCGGGTGCAGAACAAGCTCGGGAAAGCCTGCCAGCGTCTGGCCGTCGTTCAGTGACGCCCTGCGCCAGCAATCAATTGCCGGCACGTTCTCCGGCGCGGTCCGCGTCGAGCAGAACGGACAGGTGCTCCTCGACGCCGCCTTCGGCATGGCCGACCGCACCCGACACATCGCCAATACTCCGACCACGAAGTTCTGCGCCGCCTCCATGGGCAAGATGTTCACGGCCGTGGCGATCGGCCAACTGGTGAGTGCACACAAAGTCGCCTTCGACGACACCGTCGGCAAGCACCTGCCGGGCTTCCCGTCGGCGATCGCCGATCACGTGACCGTGGCGCAGTTGCTGACCCACACCTCCGGCATGGGAGACGTCTTCCAACACACCGGCCCCACGCCGCCGCCCGACACCCTGACCGGCCAGATCGCGCAGATCGCGACAACCCCGCTGCTGTTCGCGCCCGGCAGCAGTTCCGCTTACAGCAACTCGGGATTCGTCGTCCTCGGCGCGATCGTCCAGCAGGCATCCGGCACCGCCTACCCGAGCTACATCCACGACCACGTCTTCGCCCCGGCGGGCATGTCCGCCACCGACATCCGCGTCTACCGTCCCGCCGACGTCCCCGGCATGGCCCACGGCTACGAACTCGACGACGCCTCCGGCCGCCCCGACCAGGGCCCGCCTCCCGGCCCCGGCCAGAACCCGGTCCCGGCCGGCGACACGTTCCGCGACAACGCCGGCGAGGTGCAGATCGGCAACCCCTCCGGCGGCGCGATCTCCACCACCGGCGACCTCGCACGCTTCGCCCGAGCTCTGATCACCCACCAGTTGCTCGACCCCGCCATGACCGCGACGCTCACCACCGGCAAGGTCACCGTGCACCGTCCCGGCGGCCCCGCGCAGGACTCCTACGCCTACGGCTTCGAAGACGTGCGCATCAACGGCGTCCGCGTCATCGGCCACAACGGCGGCACCCCCGGGTACGAAGGCCAGCTCGACATCTACCCCGACACCGGTACGGCCGTCGCGATCATGTGCAACCAGGACCGCGCCCTGGTGCCCGCGATCCAGCGCACGGAGGCGATGTTGACCGGCTCGGCGGGCGCCCCGACCGGCTGA
- a CDS encoding DUF5937 family protein, whose protein sequence is MSVRLVLGQQDADRFEFGSSPGSEALRSLHVLAAVKRHPLHISWVLEMRTRLDARLKHDLDAYRFWFAERPLLLPGIWPPGEVNTWPDDLDQLRKAPVEDFAEPMAHAALAHRGRAPRVPWERFCGDEEARERALRQVEGAHAASAAVLRELIADPEGVREQFADFLGAYWDACLAADWPSLEAHLHDEIARRFQTLSRLGPAAMLADLSDHITAADSMGIRDRSAAADSGPAGDRTGPRDHITAAADGSVTIRPPGVRGTADPLDITLAANDRVLLAPSHFMWPELAVAVHRDRDRDHGETTTVVLSYALAGMARQGRAPVPAEDLLGLLRAAGDATRLQILELLARRPRSTRELAGLIGLTEAAVSKHLQVLHKSGWIAPERHSYYVYYRLEPEARDRVLSGLDRLLGNGNQVASP, encoded by the coding sequence ATGAGCGTGCGGCTGGTCTTGGGGCAGCAGGACGCCGACCGTTTCGAGTTCGGCAGCTCACCGGGATCCGAGGCGCTGCGCAGCCTGCACGTACTGGCGGCGGTGAAGCGTCACCCGCTGCACATCTCGTGGGTCCTGGAGATGCGCACGCGGCTCGACGCGCGCCTGAAGCACGACCTGGACGCCTACCGCTTCTGGTTCGCCGAACGCCCGCTGCTGCTGCCCGGGATCTGGCCGCCGGGCGAGGTGAACACCTGGCCGGACGACCTCGACCAGCTCCGCAAGGCGCCGGTCGAGGACTTCGCCGAGCCGATGGCGCACGCCGCGCTCGCGCACCGCGGCCGGGCACCTCGGGTGCCGTGGGAGCGGTTCTGCGGCGATGAGGAGGCGCGGGAACGTGCACTGCGTCAGGTCGAAGGTGCGCATGCCGCGTCGGCGGCTGTTCTCAGGGAGCTGATCGCGGATCCGGAAGGAGTGCGCGAGCAATTCGCCGATTTCCTCGGCGCCTATTGGGATGCGTGCCTCGCTGCCGACTGGCCGAGTCTGGAAGCACATCTGCACGACGAGATCGCGCGCCGCTTCCAGACCCTGTCGCGGCTCGGACCGGCGGCGATGCTGGCCGACCTGTCCGACCACATCACCGCAGCCGACAGCATGGGCATCCGCGACCGCAGCGCCGCAGCCGATTCCGGTCCCGCCGGCGACCGCACCGGCCCGCGCGACCACATCACCGCAGCAGCCGACGGCAGCGTCACCATCCGCCCGCCGGGCGTTCGCGGCACCGCGGATCCGCTCGACATCACCCTCGCCGCCAACGACCGCGTGCTCCTCGCACCGTCGCACTTCATGTGGCCCGAACTCGCCGTCGCCGTGCACCGCGACCGCGACCGAGACCACGGCGAGACCACGACCGTCGTCCTCTCCTACGCCCTGGCCGGCATGGCCCGCCAAGGCCGCGCACCGGTCCCCGCCGAGGACCTGCTGGGCCTGCTGCGCGCCGCCGGCGACGCGACCCGCCTGCAGATCCTCGAACTCCTGGCCCGCCGCCCCCGCTCGACCCGCGAGCTGGCCGGCCTGATCGGCCTCACCGAGGCGGCCGTGTCCAAGCACCTCCAGGTGCTGCACAAGTCCGGCTGGATCGCCCCGGAGCGCCACAGCTACTACGTCTACTACCGCCTCGAACCCGAGGCCCGCGACCGCGTCCTCTCGGGCCTGGATCGCTTGCTGGGCAACGGGAATCAGGTGGCTAGCCCTTGA
- a CDS encoding MFS transporter, with the protein MTALTTARPRTAGTAATAATASDADAPVATATVDAAPSATAAKRILAASVFGFFLVGLDAMVVNVALPAINRSLAGGMAGAQWVIDGYTLAFAALMLSAGALSDRIGAKAAYGLGLIGFTLSSAACGLAPSLGLLVTARLVQGGAASLMLPASLALVRQAFPDPAKRNRAIALWTAAGSAAAAAGPVAGGLITAAVDWRWIFFLNLPAGAAALALLAGTPKLVQARTAVGAHFDVIGLISSVVALAGLTYGFIEGGSKGFGTTPVLASFAAAGIASVVFAVAESRQTRPMVPLALFKSRAMSLTAFAGFSVNAAFYGVIFLLSLYFQQVAHKSSTVTGLLFAPITAVVTLVNVTVAARMVAKIGARLSMTVGLVGTAGAMLLLLAVRPDQPAWQLVLLLVPVSFAGAFVVPALTIMVMGSVPAEQAGTAAGIVNTSRQVGGALAVAVAGALVAGGDFAHGMHVTLIGIAVLLAAAAVAVQLLAPGRKR; encoded by the coding sequence ATGACAGCTCTCACCACCGCCCGGCCGCGGACCGCCGGCACCGCAGCCACCGCAGCCACCGCGTCTGACGCCGACGCGCCGGTCGCCACCGCGACCGTCGACGCCGCGCCCTCCGCTACCGCGGCCAAGCGCATCCTCGCCGCCTCGGTCTTCGGCTTCTTCCTCGTCGGCCTCGACGCCATGGTGGTCAACGTGGCGCTCCCGGCGATCAACCGCAGCCTGGCCGGCGGGATGGCCGGCGCGCAGTGGGTCATAGACGGCTACACACTCGCCTTCGCCGCGCTGATGCTCTCGGCCGGCGCCCTGAGCGACCGGATCGGCGCCAAGGCCGCCTACGGCCTCGGGCTGATCGGCTTCACGCTCTCCTCCGCCGCGTGCGGCCTGGCCCCGTCGCTGGGCCTGCTGGTCACCGCGCGGCTGGTGCAGGGCGGCGCCGCCTCACTGATGCTGCCGGCCTCGCTGGCTCTGGTGCGCCAGGCGTTCCCGGACCCGGCGAAGCGGAACCGGGCGATCGCGCTGTGGACCGCGGCGGGCTCGGCGGCAGCCGCCGCCGGACCGGTGGCCGGCGGCCTGATCACGGCCGCCGTGGACTGGCGCTGGATCTTCTTCCTGAACCTGCCGGCCGGGGCCGCGGCGCTGGCGCTGCTGGCCGGGACGCCCAAGCTGGTGCAGGCCAGGACCGCGGTCGGCGCGCACTTCGACGTCATCGGCCTGATCTCCTCGGTGGTGGCGCTGGCCGGCCTGACGTACGGCTTCATCGAGGGCGGCTCGAAGGGCTTCGGCACCACGCCGGTGCTGGCCTCGTTCGCGGCGGCCGGGATCGCCTCGGTCGTCTTCGCCGTAGCCGAGTCCCGCCAGACCCGGCCGATGGTGCCGCTGGCGCTGTTCAAGTCCCGCGCGATGTCGCTGACCGCGTTCGCCGGGTTCAGCGTCAACGCCGCCTTCTACGGCGTGATCTTCCTGCTCAGCCTGTACTTCCAGCAGGTGGCGCACAAGTCCTCGACCGTCACCGGCCTGCTGTTCGCGCCGATCACCGCGGTGGTGACGCTGGTGAACGTGACCGTGGCGGCGCGGATGGTGGCGAAGATCGGCGCCCGGCTGTCGATGACCGTCGGCCTGGTCGGCACCGCCGGCGCGATGCTCCTGCTGCTGGCCGTGCGGCCGGACCAGCCGGCCTGGCAGCTGGTGCTGCTGCTGGTCCCGGTCTCCTTCGCCGGCGCCTTCGTGGTCCCGGCGCTGACCATCATGGTGATGGGGAGCGTGCCGGCCGAGCAGGCGGGCACCGCGGCCGGCATCGTGAACACCTCCCGGCAGGTCGGCGGCGCGCTGGCGGTGGCCGTGGCCGGGGCGCTGGTGGCCGGCGGCGACTTCGCGCACGGGATGCACGTGACGCTGATCGGGATCGCGGTGCTGCTGGCGGCGGCCGCGGTGGCGGTGCAGCTGCTGGCTCCGGGGCGGAAGCGGTAG